The genomic region TCATTATGTTTGCTGGCCTGGCCATGACCCTGGTTGACCTCCCTAATACACGTCGAAGCAGCTCCCGCCTATGAACTCCCTCAGAATGGAGTTATGTGGTATATAGGACTCATTGTAAGAGGGAAGGAAAAAGGATAGTAACTCTAAGAGTATGTAGGCTATGGAGTACTCAGGTTCTGTGTCAGGTACTGCCCTCAAGAGCGGCTCTGCATATCCCTTTAATATGGAGAACTCATAGAGAAGGGCGGAGTTAAACATTACGTCAGCCTCCTCCTGATATGGGAATATATTCTTTTCTTCTCCCTTTCTCACATCTCCCCACATACGGAGCGTTTCTAAAGCAGAGGTACCCCTGAACTGATAATCCCTTACTATCCTGCGTATTAGCCTGCTGTATGTAGTGGGTATCCTGTTAGTCTCATCAATGTTTATCTGAGTCAGTGCACTTATATATATCTTAAATTTCATGCTTTTGGGTATGGAGGACGTCAGCTTTTCGTTTAATCCGTGGATTCCCTCTATGATTATTGGTTGGTTTTCGTCGATTTTTATGGGGTCAGTAAATTTTCTTGTGCCGGACTTAAATGTAAAGACCGGTAGCCTCACCTCATTCCCCTGTATGAGTGATGTCATGGTCTCATTAAAAAGGTCAAGGTCAAGGGCCTCAATGGACTCAAAGTCATACTCTCCATTTGCATCCCTGGGGCATAATTCCCTCGGAAGGTAGAAGTTATCAAGAGATATGGGGAGCGGCCGCAGACCATTAACACGGAGCTGTATGCTGAGTCTTTTAGAAAATGATGTCTTTCCGGAGGATGAGGGCCCTGCTATACATATCAGCCTTGTGCCTTCGCTATTTTCCGATATCATGTCCGCTATTTCAGCTATCTTTTTCTCGTGGAGTGCCTCAGATATAAGGATAAGATCTTTGGCCTGGTCTGCCTCAATATACCTGTTGAGGGATGCCGCATAACCTATATCCAGTATTTTACCCCAATTTTCGGTTTCTTTGAATACCGCTGCCAGCTTTGGCAGGT from Clostridiales bacterium harbors:
- a CDS encoding nucleoside kinase, with the protein product MHIKIGENDYEYTDSVKIIDIVKEYFGSNYHRILAAAVNNRLVNLNQKINSDCSIDFIDHTSETGERIYARSLSFVLSKAVKDLYPKAILTVEHSLGNGLYCEINNIKLTEAIVKMLEARMTEIIDKDIPFISKKVSIDEAKQLFLEDRSLEKANIIGYTGKKSVEVYSLDGHIDCFYGPLVPSTGYLKLFKLKYYLPGLLILYPHRDNPEKIPPFKDLPKLAAVFKETENWGKILDIGYAASLNRYIEADQAKDLILISEALHEKKIAEIADMISENSEGTRLICIAGPSSSGKTSFSKRLSIQLRVNGLRPLPISLDNFYLPRELCPRDANGEYDFESIEALDLDLFNETMTSLIQGNEVRLPVFTFKSGTRKFTDPIKIDENQPIIIEGIHGLNEKLTSSIPKSMKFKIYISALTQINIDETNRIPTTYSRLIRRIVRDYQFRGTSALETLRMWGDVRKGEEKNIFPYQEEADVMFNSALLYEFSILKGYAEPLLRAVPDTEPEYSIAYILLELLSFFLPSYNESYIPHNSILREFIGGSCFDVY